Proteins from a single region of Hordeum vulgare subsp. vulgare chromosome 6H, MorexV3_pseudomolecules_assembly, whole genome shotgun sequence:
- the LOC123406102 gene encoding uncharacterized protein LOC123406102: MRGTSFLLLVLAGAAILFVAVTPTAALAWEWQPIAVADTRVQGLGKCAVDEQNKVTNCGLRFAKVVSAEVQNNGGTIYLLDVDALRLDGSHKIYQVEVAEQSSSGGSACKLVTFGPSC, encoded by the coding sequence ATGAGAGGTACCAgcttcctcctccttgtcctcgccGGTGCTGCCATTCTCTTCGTGGCTGTTACACCCACGGCAGCGCTTGCTTGGGAATGGCAACCGATCGCTGTCGCCGACACTCGTGTCCAAGGGCTCGGCAAGTGCGCGGTGGACGAGCAAAACAAGGTGACAAACTGCGGGCTCAGGTTCGCCAAGGTTGTGAGCGCCGAGGTTCAAAACAATGGCGGCACTATATATCTGCTTGACGTCGACGCGCTGCGGCTCGACGGCTCGCACAAAATATATCAGGTGGAGGTGGCCGAGCAGAGCTCTTCGGGCGGTTCCGCATGCAAGCTCGTCACCTTCGGCCCAAGTTGTTGA
- the LOC123405813 gene encoding alpha-glucan phosphorylase, H isozyme-like: protein MGHLVRPPPPTYDMAQKAAHNSILDQTNLKETTVQEVKIRGYWVDNDADVNKYLKVVFIPNYNVSVAEVLIPGSELSQHISTAGMEASGTSNMKFSLNGCVIIGTLDEANIEIREEVGQDNFFLFGAKADQIAGLRKERENGLFKPDPRFEEAKQFIRSGAFGTYDYTPLLDSLEGNTGFGRGDYFLVGYDFPSYIEAQARVDEAYKDKKKWIKMSILNTAGSGKFSSDRTIDQYAKEIWGISACPVP, encoded by the exons ATGGGCCACCTCGTTCGACCCCCACCCCCCACCTATGACATGGCCCAGAAAGCAGCCCACAATTCCATCCTCGACCAAAC GAATTTAAAAGAAACGACA GTACAG GAAGTAAAGATTCGTGGTTATTGGGTGGACAACGATGCTGACGTCAACAAATATCTGAAG GTGGTGTTTATTCCAAACTACAACGTTTCAGTGGCTGAAGTGCTCATTCCTGGCAGTGAACTGTCACAGCACATTAGTACTGCAGGCATGGAAGCAAGTGGAACAAGTAACATGAAGTTCTCTCTGAATGGCTGTGTTATCATTGGAACTCTCGATGAAGCCAATATTGAAATCAGAGAAGAAGTGGGACAAGACAACTTCTTCCTTTTCGGTGCCAAAGCAGATCAGATTGCTGGTCTGAGGAAGGAAAGGGAAAATGGCTTG TTCAAGCCAGACCCACGCTTTGAAGAAGCCAAGCAGTTTATCAGGAGTGGTGCTTTCGGCACCTATGACTACACTCCTCTCTTGGATTCCCTTGAAGGGAACACTGGATTTGGGCGTGGTGACTACTTCCTTGTTGGCTATGACTTCCCAAGCTACATTGAGGCACAGGCCCGGGTTGATGAAGCCTACAA GGACAAGAAGAAATGGATCAAGATGTCCATCTTGAACACGGCTGGAAGCGGCAAATTCAGCAGCGACCGCACCATCGACCAGTACGCGAAGGAGATCTGGGGCATTTCGGCCTGCCCTGTTCCATGA